In one Gossypium hirsutum isolate 1008001.06 chromosome D09, Gossypium_hirsutum_v2.1, whole genome shotgun sequence genomic region, the following are encoded:
- the LOC107911286 gene encoding CASP-like protein 1F3, whose translation MASPEVGRDKSPFMLQPKSLPSTVSKSSKTSSFKAQIMLRVFAAAFTLAAICVMTTSSQSFPLLGFTIKAHYSDSSAMRFLLVTDAIVCAFSVLSVLFVYRLSRSGSDTKYCFYLFLHDMVIMGLATSGCSAATAVGYIGRYGEEKMGWIAVCNHVRKFCNQMTISMVLSYLAFCSYFALSVMSGNKVMYQYESP comes from the exons ATGGCATCACCTGAGGTTGGCAGAGATAAATCTCCATTTATGCTTCAACCCAAATCTCTGCCTTCTACGGTCTCAAAATCCTCAAAAACAAGCTCCTTTAAGGCTCAAATAATGCTCAGGGTTTTCGCTGCTGCTTTCACATTGGCTGCCATCTGTGTTATGACCACAAGCTCCCAATCCTTCCCTCTACTCGGCTTCACTATTAAAGCTCACTATAGCGACTCATCTGCTATGAG GTTTTTACTTGTGACAGACGCTATTGTATGCGCCTTCTCTGTACTTTCGGTGCTCTTTGTTTACCGTTTGAGCCGCTCAGGATCAGATACGAAGTATTGCTTCTATCTTTTTCTTCATGACATG GTGATTATGGGGCTGGCGACATCAGGATGCTCGGCGGCGACGGCGGTGGGATATATCGGGAGATATGGAGAAGAAAAAATGGGGTGGATAGCTGTGTGTAACCATGTGAGGAAGTTTTGTAATCAAATGACGATATCCATGGTGTTATCTTACTTGGCCTTTTGTTCCTACTTTGCTCTTTCTGTTATGTCCGGCAACAAAGTCATGTATCAGTATGAATCACCGTGA